A segment of the Lycium barbarum isolate Lr01 chromosome 7, ASM1917538v2, whole genome shotgun sequence genome:
ATTAAAGACCGACTTCGTTTATTGGACAGTCCATTTAGTTGAATTCCAAATGATGGACCCATTTCACTAAGCCCAAGGTTCAAATAACTATTAGCTCATCTTAAAGCTCTATTCATGCCACAGTGTCAAATGACACGGTCATGGGCGGAGTTAGGGGAGCAAGACGTTCATCCATATCTCCTTCACCAAAAAATTACACTGGTACAtgattaaaattattattttatgtatatatagtagatgttgaatttCCTCCATTTTTTTTGTGTTGATTATGTATGTTTTGACTTATGGTGAAAAGCTTAATTCCACCATTAGACCCAGCATGCCAAATCAAATGCATGAGTCAATCAGATTATGTCGTGTGCCAAGAGACGTAACGTGACAAGTCAAATCAAACATCCAATGAAGCATGCCATGTGTGTAAATAACATCTGACAAGTCAAGTTAGACCTTGTCACTGAATTAAATGTGACTGATCGGTAATTTAGATGGACCAATCAAATCGACGGAATGAGTCCATCTACATATGACTACTTCACTCCTTACAATTATAAGTAAAGGTCTTGCTGAAGAgctgtttggacatgatttgaaatcatgtttggatatGCAATTTGGACATcttaagttgtaattttttttatagatataaaaatctcacaagttgtgaaaaccttCCAAACATTcttaattcttatacaatcttaccaaatgagcaggtcatagttcataacaaaattaatacgctactagaaggcctttctaaaaaatacaacatcaattgatcaaactttagttcaataaaaacgaaaatttaacatgaataataatgaggtggtagacataaataaaggttggtagacataaataaaggttggtggaagttaatgaggttggtaaatggttggtgagagtaattgttaaaaatatctaccaacttatgggtctttttttacaaaatataaacttatgggtcaaatattatatttaaatattttgaaaCCCTAAATCATGCTTTTTTGGATGATtgggggtttcaaaccatgagatgaaatatatgtccaaacgctggtttcATCTCAAAATGTCAAACCATAAtttcaaaccgcatgtccaaacgcctattaAGGCTGGAAGGGAGGAAGGCATTTGCTAGCTACAAGATAAAGCTCTGAAGAATAACAAATAATATTTCTCTAGAAGCACTTGAGGATTCAAGATAATGATCAATGATAAAACAAATTAAGATTTAGGATGTGTTCTCTATGTTCGGTTGgtcaaaaaaaattggaaaacaaGTTTCACAAGTGGCGTTCCATATTGATTGTGTCCTCCCCACCCTCCAATACATCTCATCTTCACCCGCACCCCGTAGCCGCCATCCATACCACCCTACACCCCATTCCTACCCCACCTCCTATAGTATTTGTCTAGCTTATATACGTATACAAATGCTTTTAGGATAATATGTTTTGCTTACGTGCCGaacacaaaaaaataagttaaaaccCCCACttatttttctagaaaaaaaaattcgaagaaaacattttccttcataccaaacacacccttaaagcGCGATCAAGCTGAAGAATTCATGTTAAAGAAAATTTTGTCTAAGCATACTTGTACAGTTCGTACATGAAACCTTACAGATGATTAAAAAAAGACAGTCTTATGCATTAAGCTCCAGCTACGTGCAGAGTCCAGAAAAAGGTCGGACCATACAGATGATAGAACTGATGAATATCTGTTTGCACATAATTTTTTACAAGTGAATTTGTCGGATATACAGGCATTATTCCTATTAGATACATTCCATGATTTAAGGTCTTGTCAGTCTGTGACAtgtatttcaaattttcaatagcACGGGATGTGGATACTGGATAATACTTTCTTATTACCCTTTAGATAAAATCTCGTTTTCTTGTAGGATTAGGTGCTTGTTAGGAACttttcatttttcatacgtaCGATACTAATGGATCGTTTGATTTAAAATGAGTATTCAAGATTATAAGAATATATAGTATTGATTTTAGTTAATTTTTTCAACCAAATATGGGATAAATCTAATTTCAAATTTTATATTGAAATAAACTCACCTAATCCCTTGAACCAAATGACTCTTACTTATTtagtactccctctatcccaatttatgtggcctCATTTCTTTTTTGGCCTGTCacaaaaagaatgtcacatttctatatttagaaataattttaaCTGTAtggaatgatttacaaccacacatttatataagatttattttagaccacatatttcaaaagtctttctttctttcttaaactccgtgccaagtcaaatggtgccacataaattgaaacggagggagtaagaaGGAAAATGTTTTACTAAGAGTAAGTAATTCTCTTCCTTATTTTCTGATGTTTAGTAAGTAATTAAAAAATTGCgtctcaacaacatttatatagtATAATTTAGACAAACGGAAGTGCGGATAAGGTGGTGAGATGGGGTATGGCGGGTCGGGTGGGGTGTCGTGGGTGGAGGGGGCGAGCTTGTGGTGGGGTGGTGGTGAGGATATGATGAGATTGAGGAGAAGGCGTGTGAGATTACTTCAGATGGGAAGAAGACAATCAACATGAAAAAACATTAACGGAACTTGTTTTCTGTTTTTGTAAATGTTCGTGGTCATtgatcaataaaaaaaaatctttcaccaaaaaaaaaaaacttgttttctGTATTTCCTAATAAATATATGATACTTAGTACCAAATGTACCTCTTTCTTTAGGAATCAAATGTACCTTCATAACCTGCTAGCCCAAGGCATAGTAATAATAATACAgttaaacctctctataattgtcattcgatATAACAtcatttcactataacggcctgattttctccggaatcgatttttcatgttatattttacttctctataacagtgaTCTATCTATAACAAcagtgacattcattatagcggtacatTCTTTGTAAATTTACCTATCTATAACAGTCATACTCAAATTATGTTTAATAATATTtggtaagaaatatattatgtataaaaataaaataaaaaatatttatgataatcatcattaatgtcatgcACATAGCAAGTGACAACAAGTTCAACTTCGACAAGCAATTACCACTCTCGTAGAAGCATGAAATGATGTTAAGAACTCTACTATTCTCCATTGTTAGAGAAATATTGGAATTCTACCTATAGATGACAACCCCAATGTTAATAGTGAAACTTTAGAACAGTTGAGGAAGTTGATAGTGTGTCATCACTTATAGCCCAATCTCATCTCATAACACCAATCAAGCAATGGATGCTACCATTTATATGAAGTTTGATGCAACACTTTCAATCCTTGAAACTAACATTGATGAAAAGATTATTGCACAAGTGATTGGAGTGGATGAACAAGAGACAACGGATGTAGAAGGTGACAACAATAGTGTTGATGAAGAGTCTGGGGAGAGATAGGAGAGTCAACTATTAGCTCTTAGACAACCTTCAAGAgaaagctattgaattcccttttgctgaaagtttggacaaaattcttcaagaatttaaGCGTTATCTTATCACTAAGATACTGGAATTTACGAAAAGAATTCTTatgtcaaacttgaaatatttaaattctcaattaattttaaattcatgtgttacttagatttaaattatttatcgatatggtacaactagttatgaatttattaataatttattagtcttttcaatttttaattaatgagatatgaaaagcaattgagattttaaaattaacaagtatattaTTTTCGTTTATAATATAAAAAGTCGGAAAAATAATTGTTTGCATATTTttatttataacagctaaatgagattTAAACATCAAATGCCAATATAAATACATTATTGGACAAAAGTTgacattatagagaggtttgaccgtAGTTATTTCAGAATTAGATCCTGTCTTACTCTTCAAGATTTTATGAGTAAAGCATGAAATTTAGTCAAAAATGTATTGAGAGAAAAGCATACAATAAAGTCCCATAAAATCAGTTCCCGTTAATTGAGGTCGCATTCACCTGCGTTAATTTCGGCACTATATCTTTTGATTAGGTGCCTCAAAGGGTTTAACTTAATTTCATAATTATTCCCTTCAAGTATATTGGAGTTTGGACATTGTACTCCACTAAACAGGTTTATCTTGAACAATAAAGTGAGTATAGTGGGAAGATTCTTACTCACACCCATCGTTTACATCAAATTAGACTAATTTACTATGTATACTTAAGAGCAGGAGCGGAGCAGAGTTAAGCCAAAGGGTTTATTTGAACTTTTTTAGCTGAGAAACTACATTGTCTATAtatgattaaattatttttatgcatatataacaGATATTGAATCCTTTTGTTTTTTCGTATGTATGCTTTTTAATATTTTTAATCATCTAGTGAGAATTTTAGATCCGGCTGGTACGAGGTGAGAAGTGTACTATGTAAAAGACACACTATTATGTATTTACTTATTTGATGTAACCACCTAATATAAGTAAACTTCTTCCGTATATTTTTGGTTCGATGCGCGGGCGGAAATAGACTTTAAGATATGATTTGGCAAAACTAAATAGTTTTGGCCCATACCCTTATACATGCCTTAAATAAGAAATTTCATAAAACATGTGAGAAAAATTAAGTTCAAAACTGAATTGTTAATACTTGAGATGGTTGTCCTAGCACTTCATAAACGAAATTGTTCAGACAACCAATTTTTTTATAACGAAGGTAAATTCTAAAGAAAAGTGATGATTAATGGATCGAAAgaataacgataatgatattcTCTATCAAATCTTTGTTCGAATGTGTACACAAGGTGAAGTGCTATTTTGTGTGTTTTGAAATTCTACAGTATTATGTATAACTTTTTAGAAATTCTAAAGGTGAAAAATGAAAATTTCTACACTTATGCACTATAACCTAGACAAGTTCAATGCCAAGAAAATTTAGTTTAACTTTAAATTGCTGATATTTTCTTCACTTTTGAAATTTCAAGTAGTGAAGAGCATGTTACAGATAATATTCCTTAAAACCAAAAAAGTCAAATAAGTTATACGTTTGAAGAATTTGACAAAACTCATATCAGCAACTAATTCTAACAATTCTATCCTTTTGTTATTATTTCATCCGTCACAATTTATGTCTCATTCTTGCTCCTTTAATCTGtctaaaaaaaaatatggtaattccttatttataaataatttaacttaaaattttttattttatacttaACGAGGTGATTTGGAGCCACGCAAATGTCTTTAGATTGTGtttagatcacaagattcaaaaatcttttttttttcttaaacttctgGACTAATCAAACAGTGCCACTTAAATTGGCACTctcaacacacaaaaaaaaaaaaaaaattggcgaTGAAAAGCATCTGTCATTAAATTACCGTCCCTAATCCTATTTCACAACAATTCGCGATGGTTTGTCAGAACTTTTTGTTAGTTACAGACTATTTAGCGATAGATTAACGATGAAATTTGTGGGTAattctttttttaattattattgtaaggacggagggagtacttataAGTTATAATATCTACCCGAAACCAAAAAATTattcttacatatatatatatatagtaaaagtGGAATAGATTTCTTTAAGATAAATTCTTTCTTTTTTCAATTCTACAAAAACAAGTGTGGTAATCATTATCGAACATGGGTGCCACCAAATAAGTTGACACTTTAATCCACCAACTCTCTGTCTTTCATATAAATACCACATACCCCTCAAACCCAAAGTATGTGGCACATAACCAAAAGTACttaaccaaaaagaaaaaaagaaaaaactccCACATGAGTCCTTACTATTTTTTGGTCCCTCTTTTGGTACTCTGCATTATTTCATCAACCACCAATGGCCtcactcaacaacaacaatactatgCAAACTATATGAAAAAAGCCACTAACAACAACATTCGACAATTCTTGGCACCTCAAAATGCAGCCCGTTCAGCACTTAGGCTAAAACCATTGGTGTGGGACAAAAAATTGGAGAATTATGCAAAATGGTATGCAAATCAAAGAAGAAATGATTGTGAATTGAGACATTCAAATGGACCTTATggtgaaaatattttttgggGAAGTGGGAACGGTTGGTCACCCGCCCAGGCTGTATCAGCCTGGGTGAGCGAACGTCGTTCGTACAACTATTGGTACAATAGTTGCAACGGGGCACAAGAATGTGGACATTATACACAAATTGTGTGGAGAGAAACTAGAAGAATTGGTTGTGCAAAAGTTCAATGTTATAATGGATTGGGAGTTTTCATGACTTGCAACTATGATCCTCCTGGTAATTACATTGGTGAAAGGCCTTACTAAacctttttttaaatttttccaaatttttgtttTAAACAAATGCATTGAATTGGTTTTTGTACttctttcttgaattttttttctttttgtattttaAAGGCATATGTGAGATTGAGAAAGGAAGTTTCTCACTACTTGTTTAATTTGTATCAATAACAACAAGTGTAATATGAATGATGTGGAAGTTAACCATATATGGATTATGACTTTATGAGTTATGTGATTGTCGAAGATTTTTACTGTTCATTGTATGCCATTGTTGAAGGGTTGTAGGTTTTTTTGTTGTCTGTCATGTTTTTGTAACGAGGTTTCCATTCTCGAGAAGATAAGTCATTTTGGAGGGAAAGGAAAAAATTACTCCATATCATTAGAGGAGATTCAGAATTTGAACTTCATACTTTTGAGTAGTGCGAAATTTTATCACAATTCATTTGGGGTACTTATTTAGTGAATGTTTATGCATTAACACGATTTGAGCACTTATTTAGTGAATGTTTATGCATTAACACGATTTGAGCCAGAGCTACTGTGGTTGGATGAACATGTATCTTGTATATCGTCCCTGTCCCTTGAGTCCTTAATTATACGTgtccaacaaggtgaaagttcaggtaagCTATTAGATCCCTATATATTTAATACGAATTGATAAAAAATATTtggttaaattattttttatctcTTAAATGCATAAGTAATGACTTTATGCATTCTGGGAGCGGTAAGGGTGGAATTAAAATTAATAATTCACGTGTTCTTAGTCTTTTTAAAATGACAAATATTATGGACCAATAGATAAGAAGGACCGGAGGGAGTAACAAATTCAGGGCGGACCAACAATAGAAGTTACAAGTTCGGCAAAACTCAGTAACTTTGactcaaattttatatttatgaTTAAGAAAATCAcctaatatatataaataatttattcagaACTATTAAACAAGAAAAGCAATAATCCAAGATTAAACAAGAAAAACAATAATTCAAGATGGTGAAATTCTGAATCCGTCTCTGAACAAATTTCGCTAACTaagggaaaaagaaagaaaaggacagCTCAATTATTATTTTAGTATTATTAGGTTCCTTTATTTTCACatcctttatattttttttctgctATCCTTCTATTTCTTTTTTGTTGTTTTCTCTTTCTATGTTTTGGAATGTGGGAATAAGACAATAAGTCAGAGAAACAGCTGGCAATTTAGAAAACTGAGGAATATAGGGGCTCAATTGGCAGAATCATAACGTAGTCATAGATTTTACAAAAGAATATTTGCTTATAAAAATCTAAAGTAGAACATTAATTATTATAAATCATTTTAAAATAAGTCTAAGACAACTTTGTTTAATATTGCTATCTAAAACACAATAATCTGACAATAAACCGACCAAATGCCAGCCTGATTAAGAGCAGACTTCTTGAAGGCTATGCTCCTTTCTTGATATAATAATTATATACATTTGGTTTTCCAACTTTTGAGCTTAAAAGCACATTTTAAATCAATAATGTGCTTCTCTCGATCTCTTCGTCTTTAACTAAAGGTTTCGGGCTTGAACCCTATTTGAAATGTCAGATTCGAgtcttaaaaataaaataaaaaccccTAATATAGAGCCTTTTTCCTTGTAATGGACCATATACAATGCGAATCTGAATTAGTTGATCAACGGAAACCGAACACTAGATGACTAAACAAAAaagttcttttcttttgtttttttttatcagTTGACGTTTTGTTTTCATGATTCTGCTCCAATTTGAGGCCTAAAAATGGAGAAAGTTTTGGAACGAAACGTTTTTCCTGTGATGAGATTTAAAGGATGAGAATTTGAATTAGTTGAGTTGGTGAACACGAGATATCATATGGTTATATAAAACATATaatcttttttttctcttttttattttttattttttatttttattgattGTCATTTCATTTTCATGATTATGCTGTAGACCTAAAAGGACAAAGTGGAACTTGTTTTTGTGGTAGAAATAACTCCACTTCTTGATATCTGTTTGCCCGCCTATCTTTCATTTAGATCTCTCTTTCAAACCCTTTATCTTCTCTCTGCTGTCCACATATATTTCCCTCTCTGGCTCTCTCATGCATTCTACAAAATAAATTCAACTAGAAGATGATGTTTTCAATTTCTAAAGTTGTTGAAAATATATTTATGCGTGCACCTTCATTATTCCATTCGGTATCTACTGTTCTGCAGCATGGACGGAGTTAGGACATCGCAAGGGGTTCATCTGAATGTTTTTCATCAAATTATTACACTATATATACAAGATTAAAATTACTTTTTATGTATATGCAGTAGATGTTGAATCCTTTTTTATTTCTTCCTGTATTTATTTTGTAATATTTTGAATCGCCTTAGTGAACTTTTTGGCTTCGATACTAATTTACATGACATAAATTGGAAGATAACATATAGACTGTCAAATATTAATTGGTCATATGGACGGATGTCCTACACCAAGAACTCCAATTATTGGTGGTTTGCGTAGTTTATGCGAATTCATTTACGTTGGTCGGATTCTTTAAAAATGTTATCGCTCTTATTGAATTCTCCAAAGATGCAATAAATTTGATCGTCGCATACTCTTTTATGTTTTAAAGAGTTCGAGCAATATAATTGGCCAGGCAAACAAATGATTGTTAATAGTGAAGTTTTGCCCAT
Coding sequences within it:
- the LOC132602823 gene encoding pathogenesis-related protein PR-1, which gives rise to MSPYYFLVPLLVLCIISSTTNGLTQQQQYYANYMKKATNNNIRQFLAPQNAARSALRLKPLVWDKKLENYAKWYANQRRNDCELRHSNGPYGENIFWGSGNGWSPAQAVSAWVSERRSYNYWYNSCNGAQECGHYTQIVWRETRRIGCAKVQCYNGLGVFMTCNYDPPGNYIGERPY